The following is a genomic window from Bubalus bubalis isolate 160015118507 breed Murrah chromosome 6, NDDB_SH_1, whole genome shotgun sequence.
AATAGCTGATGAGGGAACGTGGACTCCGGAGGATAGAAAAATGGTCCGTATTGTTCTTACAAAGACGAAGAGAGATGCAGCAAATTGTTGGACTTCTCTTCTAGAATCTGATTATGCAGCTGACCCTTGGGTGCAAGACCAAATGCAGAGAAAACTTACATTAGAGAGATTCCAGAAAGAAAATCCTGGTTTTGACTTCAGTGGAGCAGAAATCTCAGGGAACTACACTAAAGGTGGACCAGATTTCTCGAATCTTGAGAAATAACTGTGCCCTTCTTGCTGCATTTTGTGGATCCTAGCAGATGTTGCCAACTTAATCAGAGGAACAGATTATGTCGTGGAAGAAAAATGTGGATACCTAGTTAACAAATTGCAAAATACCTTTAAATATGGTTCTAAAAATTGCATTCAAATATGATTTACATAGGAAACATCTTAAATACTGTGGGAACTATTCTATTGATACATGGTAACTTTTCTTTTGGACTTGTTTTTGCTCAGCATGATGTTTTATATGCTGCACTTTACTAATTTCATATTTAGCctgtatttttaatacaaaaagttTTAGGGTATAGATCATGTAAAATGACAGGGTGCCTTCAGGGAAAATTAAGTTTTTCTTTCAATAACTGTGATGCAGGAATAATGTTCaataaatttttctaaataggaaaaaaataataataaaaataaaaatcaaacgtCTTAaggtataatttgaaaataatacaacGCATCCATTTCAGGTTTGATGACTTTTGACAAACGAACGTACGTACCCATGGAACCACTATCCTGTTCAAGGAAAAAGAATATCTCCAGAACTCCAGACTGTCCTCTGTGCCCCTTTGCAGTCAGTCCCCCTACCGCTCCCTGACGCAGGTCATCAGTGATCTCGGTCCTGTCTCTGTGGATCGATTTTTCAGTTCTCGAAATTCACATAAATGGAACCAGAGAGTATGTTCTTTTTCCCTCACTCAGCATGATGCGTTTGAGAGTAATCCATACTGTTGCCATGTATCAGGTATTTGTACTACTTTAGCGAGGagtcagtggcaccccactccagtactcttgcctgggaaatcccatggacggagcagcctggtaggctacagtccatggggtcgctaagagtcggacacgactgagcgacttcactttcacgcattggagaaggaaatggcaacccactccagtgttcttgcctggagaatcccagggacagaggagcctggtgggctgccgtctatggggtcgcacagagtcggacacgactgacgcgactaagcagcagcagcagccccgagGAGTACTATTCCTTTGAATGAATATGTCAGAATCATATGTATCTATTCACCTCACGACGGACatttgaaatgttttcaatttgggGACTATAATGAACAAAGCTGCTATAAGCAGGTCCCTTTTGTGGGCTTATGCTTTATAaattccatttacattttttaaattatttaacacgAATTTACTTTGTGAATGGATGTTACATTCACAAAGACAATTTATTGCAGAGTTAGAAGCTCATCTTCGATTGTTTCCTATCAGGACATACGTAATATAAGTCACAGGTGTATTTTTGATTATCCCATTTAATCTACACAACAACTTTATGAAGTACTTTATGATTACTTCCATATGACACTTGCAAAATTGGCCTAGCAAATGGGAGTCGGCCCAAGGTCAAACCGGAAGGCCAGTGGTGGCAACATGACTGAAAAGGAGgccccaccccgcaccccccaAGACGCTGCGTTCCTAACCGCAGACCCACCCCGCAATGTCTTCCTGGTAACCTCGGTGTGTCTGACAGGCCCGGAAACCAAGCCGGTCCTCCTCACGGTATTACTTACTGATCGGCTTCTTTTGGTCAGAAATTCCTCCATCAGGGGTCCAGAGCCTAACAGCGTGGACAACCTTGAGGGTGAGGAAATCCGTTAAAACCTCCAAAAACCGGTTTTCTCATCAATAAGCCACTAAAAAATAACCTTGGTCTTGGTGCAGATATTTCATATTTGAGCGAGGAAATCGCCCGCTGTTGGGGAGACAGAGTAGGAtgttctgctttcactttcaatgaccTAGATCCTCGATCTGCATCCTGTGTgctttttggttagttttctttggACCTACCCTTAAGCATCACCTCACTCCCAACACCTCCTCCGATCTCAGAGGCTTCTTGGGGCTGAGCGGATCTACGGAGTGCCGTCCCCGAGGCAGCCACGAGGGGGAGGACAGCCCTTCCCGCCATGGTCCTGCCTTTTCTGTTTGGCCCAGTGGTTTCTATTGGCCAGCAGGACTTTGTGAATCAGAAGTGAGCACAACACATCCTGAGAAAGGGGTTGGCAAACAGCCCACCAAACTGCCGACAACTCGGCGTGGGGTTTTCTTCTAAACTGTAGTTCAATGTTTTTCAgataggaagaaaaggaaaactacttTTGAccgaaagaaggaaaaaaaaaaaaagttaggtacGATTTCTACTGCCATTCAAGGAGAAGGGATATTAAGGAGGTTTCCTGGTCTGCCAACTACTGAAGCGTGTCAGCTGCACAATCGA
Proteins encoded in this region:
- the LOC123334198 gene encoding nudC domain-containing protein 2-like yields the protein SLLLKIKRLEWYQTLEEVFIEVQVPPGTRAQDIQCGLQSRHVALAVGGREILKGKLFDSTIADEGTWTPEDRKMVRIVLTKTKRDAANCWTSLLESDYAADPWVQDQMQRKLTLERFQKENPGFDFSGAEISGNYTKGGPDFSNLEK